From one Streptomyces sp. SCSIO 30461 genomic stretch:
- a CDS encoding TAXI family TRAP transporter solute-binding subunit produces the protein MSRAFPRLTRRRALQGSAALAVVSGLLLWWLLPFGESTPSGRLTFSTGVKSGVYQRYGELLKGALARDLPEVEIDLRVSEGSQQNLARVAAGEADYTIAAADAVATYQRDARPGAQRLRACARLYDDYVQLVVPQGSRVESPADLRGMRVGVGQPGSGVRLIAERVLTAAGLDPADGIEPVSAGIDTMPDLLEGGRLDAFFWSGGLPTSAVQSLSERLPIRLVPLDDKLVDRLPDAGSITRYYRSAVIPADAYPHILGGSVQVQTVAVTNLLVTTTDADPELTESITRTVINSRDRIGHEVHPAQLVDFRTAIYTDPLPLHEGASRYYRSTKP, from the coding sequence ATGTCCCGAGCGTTCCCCCGCCTCACCCGCCGCCGCGCCCTCCAGGGTTCCGCGGCGCTCGCTGTGGTGTCCGGGCTGCTGCTGTGGTGGCTGCTGCCGTTCGGCGAGAGCACCCCCAGCGGGCGGCTCACCTTCAGCACGGGCGTGAAGAGCGGCGTGTACCAACGGTACGGCGAGCTGCTCAAGGGCGCGCTGGCCCGTGATCTACCCGAAGTCGAGATAGACCTCCGGGTCAGCGAGGGTTCGCAGCAGAACCTCGCTCGTGTGGCGGCAGGCGAGGCCGACTACACCATCGCCGCCGCGGACGCCGTGGCGACATACCAGCGGGACGCCAGGCCCGGGGCTCAGCGGCTGCGTGCCTGCGCAAGGCTGTACGACGACTACGTGCAGCTCGTGGTACCCCAGGGCTCCCGCGTCGAATCCCCCGCAGACCTGCGCGGCATGCGCGTCGGTGTGGGCCAGCCCGGCTCCGGGGTCCGGCTGATAGCCGAGCGGGTACTGACGGCGGCGGGCCTCGACCCCGCCGATGGCATCGAGCCCGTTTCAGCGGGCATCGACACCATGCCGGACCTGCTGGAAGGCGGGCGGTTGGACGCCTTCTTCTGGTCCGGCGGGCTGCCCACCAGCGCGGTGCAGTCGCTGTCCGAACGCCTGCCCATCCGGCTGGTCCCACTCGACGACAAGTTGGTCGACAGGCTGCCGGACGCGGGCTCCATCACGCGGTACTACCGGTCGGCCGTGATCCCCGCCGACGCCTATCCGCACATCCTCGGTGGATCCGTCCAGGTGCAGACGGTCGCGGTGACGAATCTGCTGGTCACCACCACGGACGCCGACCCGGAGCTGACCGAGAGCATCACCCGCACCGTGATCAACAGCCGGGACCGGATCGGGCACGAGGTGCACCCCGCCCAGCTGGTGGACTTCAGGACGGCCATCTACACGGATCCGCTGCCGCTGCACGAAGGCGCCAGCCGGTACTACCGCTCGACCAAACCGTAG
- the miaB gene encoding tRNA (N6-isopentenyl adenosine(37)-C2)-methylthiotransferase MiaB, which translates to MTSSDRSQAVDVKRSYEIRTYGCQMNVHDSERLSGLLEDAGYVRASDGAGEGEADVIVFNTCAVRENADNRLYGNLGRLAPMKASHPGMQIAVGGCLAQKDRDTIVKKAPWVDVVFGTHNIGKLPVLLERARLMEEAQVEIAESLEAFPSTLPTRRESAYAAWVSISVGCNNTCTFCIVPALRGKEKDRRPGDILAEVEALVAEGVSEITLLGQNVNAYGSDIGDREAFSKLLRACGAIEGLERVRFTSPHPRDFTDDVIAAMAETPNVMPQLHMPLQSGSDTVLKAMRRSYRQDRFLGIIEKVRAAIPHAAISTDIIVGFPGETEEDFEETLHVVREARFAQAFTFQYSKRPGTPAADMEGQIPKQVVQARYERLVALQEEISWEENKKQVGRTLEVMVAEGEGRKDGATHRLSGRAPDNRLVHFTKPEAEVRPGDVVTVGITYAAPHHLLAEGPTTEVRRTRAGDAWEKRNAAQDQPAGVMLGIPTIGVPAPLPAATGGCSVG; encoded by the coding sequence ATGACCAGCAGCGACCGGAGCCAGGCAGTGGACGTCAAGCGAAGCTACGAGATCCGCACCTACGGGTGTCAGATGAACGTCCACGATTCCGAGCGGCTGTCCGGTTTGCTGGAGGACGCGGGATACGTCCGGGCTTCCGACGGCGCGGGCGAAGGCGAAGCGGACGTGATCGTCTTCAACACCTGCGCGGTGCGGGAGAACGCCGACAACAGGCTGTACGGCAACCTCGGCAGGCTCGCCCCGATGAAGGCATCCCACCCCGGGATGCAGATCGCCGTCGGCGGCTGCCTGGCCCAGAAGGACCGCGACACCATCGTGAAGAAGGCGCCCTGGGTCGACGTCGTCTTCGGCACCCACAACATCGGCAAGCTGCCGGTGCTGCTGGAGCGCGCCCGGCTCATGGAGGAGGCGCAGGTCGAGATCGCCGAGTCGCTCGAGGCGTTCCCCTCCACACTGCCCACGCGCCGTGAGAGCGCCTACGCGGCCTGGGTCTCCATCTCCGTGGGCTGCAACAACACGTGCACGTTCTGCATCGTCCCGGCGCTGCGCGGCAAGGAGAAGGACCGGCGTCCCGGCGACATCCTGGCGGAGGTGGAGGCGCTGGTCGCCGAGGGCGTGTCGGAGATCACCCTGCTCGGGCAGAACGTGAACGCCTACGGCTCCGACATCGGTGACCGTGAGGCGTTCTCCAAGCTGCTGCGCGCCTGCGGCGCCATCGAGGGACTGGAGCGGGTCCGCTTCACCTCGCCGCACCCGCGCGACTTCACCGACGACGTGATCGCGGCCATGGCGGAGACGCCGAACGTGATGCCGCAGCTGCACATGCCGCTCCAGTCGGGCTCCGACACGGTGCTCAAGGCGATGCGCCGCTCGTACCGCCAGGACCGTTTCCTCGGGATCATCGAGAAGGTCCGCGCGGCGATTCCGCACGCCGCGATCTCGACCGACATCATCGTGGGCTTCCCCGGCGAGACCGAGGAGGACTTCGAGGAGACCCTGCACGTCGTGCGTGAGGCACGTTTCGCGCAGGCATTCACCTTCCAGTACTCCAAGCGGCCCGGTACCCCGGCCGCCGACATGGAGGGCCAGATCCCCAAGCAGGTCGTCCAGGCCCGCTACGAGCGGCTGGTCGCGCTCCAGGAGGAGATCTCCTGGGAGGAGAACAAGAAGCAGGTCGGCAGGACCCTCGAGGTCATGGTCGCGGAGGGCGAAGGGCGCAAGGACGGCGCCACCCATCGGCTCTCCGGGCGGGCACCCGACAACCGCCTCGTCCACTTCACCAAGCCGGAGGCCGAGGTGCGGCCCGGTGACGTGGTCACCGTCGGGATCACCTACGCCGCCCCGCACCACCTGCTCGCCGAGGGGCCTACCACCGAGGTGCGCCGTACCCGGGCCGGCGACGCCTGGGAGAAGCGCAACGCCGCCCAGGACCAGCCGGCCGGCGTGATGCTGGGCATCCCGACGATCGGTGTCCCGGCCCCGCTTCCGGCTGCCACAGGTGGCTGCTCCGTCGGCTGA
- a CDS encoding class III extradiol dioxygenase subunit B-like domain-containing protein, which yields MLVAAAVCPCPPLLVPDVAAGAAPELDTARAACGRALEELAAVRPDRLVVIGPAGPGEAGTYPQGTPGSFGGYGVDTGVRLGGPGGGRLGEDGDAPADSEAAHGRHGRRLPVALAVAAWLLDRAGWAAAPVEGLAVDSLLSPELCAETGRGLAVGRSRTALLVMGDGSACRALKAPGYLDERAAAFDAAAARALGTADTAALMAIDASLAGELKAVGRAPWQVLAGAAGGSDPAGRLLYEDAPYGVGYFVAAWSCAAEAS from the coding sequence ATGCTGGTCGCCGCTGCCGTCTGCCCCTGTCCTCCGCTTCTGGTACCCGACGTGGCCGCGGGAGCCGCACCCGAACTGGACACGGCCCGGGCCGCTTGCGGGCGGGCACTCGAAGAGCTCGCCGCGGTCCGCCCCGATCGACTGGTGGTCATCGGCCCGGCCGGTCCCGGCGAGGCCGGGACGTACCCCCAGGGCACTCCGGGCTCCTTCGGCGGCTACGGCGTCGACACCGGCGTACGTCTCGGCGGGCCCGGTGGGGGGCGGCTCGGCGAAGACGGTGACGCGCCCGCCGACTCCGAGGCGGCACACGGGCGCCATGGGCGACGGCTTCCGGTGGCCTTGGCCGTCGCCGCGTGGCTGCTCGACCGCGCGGGGTGGGCCGCAGCGCCGGTGGAGGGGCTCGCCGTCGATTCGCTGCTGTCGCCGGAGCTGTGCGCCGAGACGGGCCGCGGGCTCGCCGTGGGTCGGTCGCGTACCGCCTTGCTGGTCATGGGGGACGGCAGCGCCTGCCGGGCCCTGAAGGCCCCCGGGTATCTGGACGAACGCGCCGCCGCGTTCGATGCCGCTGCCGCCCGGGCGCTGGGCACGGCCGATACCGCGGCACTCATGGCGATCGACGCCTCGCTCGCCGGTGAGCTCAAGGCGGTGGGACGCGCGCCCTGGCAGGTGCTCGCCGGCGCCGCCGGTGGCAGCGACCCCGCGGGGCGGCTGCTGTACGAGGACGCCCCCTACGGTGTCGGCTATTTCGTGGCCGCGTGGTCGTGCGCGGCAGAGGCGTCGTAG
- a CDS encoding antitoxin, giving the protein MGILDTLKAKLAPAKDKVSDFAHQHEDKIDKIEQGLEKAAAKVDHRTKGKYHDKITSGTGRAKEALDRLAQKEGHADPEAQAPGNMPPS; this is encoded by the coding sequence ATGGGCATCCTGGACACTCTGAAGGCCAAGCTCGCCCCGGCCAAGGACAAGGTCTCCGACTTCGCGCACCAGCACGAGGACAAGATCGACAAGATTGAGCAAGGCCTGGAGAAGGCCGCGGCGAAGGTCGATCACCGGACCAAGGGCAAGTACCACGACAAGATCACGTCGGGCACCGGCAGGGCCAAGGAGGCGCTGGATCGTCTGGCCCAGAAGGAAGGCCACGCGGACCCGGAGGCGCAGGCGCCGGGCAACATGCCGCCTTCCTGA
- the miaA gene encoding tRNA (adenosine(37)-N6)-dimethylallyltransferase MiaA, translating to MRSAAAPAPRVIAVVGPTAAGKSDLGVHLAQRLGGEVINADSMQLYRGMDIGTAKLTLAERDGVPHRLLDIWEVTETASVAEYQKLARAEIDRLLADGRTPVLVGGSGLYVRGTIDALEFPGTDPVVRARLEAELEERGPGVLHARLAAADPDAARAILPGNGRRIVRALEVIEITGKPFTANLPRHESVYDTVQIGVDVARPELDERITLRVDRMWDAGLVDEVRALETRGLREGLTASRALGYQQVLAALTGECTDDEARAETVRATKRFARRQDSWFRRDPRVNWLSGAAADRGELMDRALALVERAVTA from the coding sequence GTGAGAAGTGCAGCAGCACCCGCACCGCGGGTCATCGCCGTCGTCGGTCCCACCGCGGCCGGAAAGTCCGATCTGGGCGTTCACCTGGCACAGCGCCTCGGTGGCGAGGTCATCAACGCCGACTCGATGCAGCTCTACCGTGGAATGGACATCGGCACCGCCAAACTGACCCTCGCGGAGCGGGACGGCGTACCGCACCGTCTCCTCGACATCTGGGAGGTGACGGAGACGGCCAGCGTCGCCGAGTACCAGAAGCTGGCCCGTGCGGAGATCGACCGGCTGCTCGCCGACGGCCGCACGCCCGTCCTCGTCGGCGGCTCCGGGCTGTATGTGCGGGGAACCATCGACGCGCTCGAATTCCCCGGTACCGATCCCGTCGTACGCGCCCGGCTCGAAGCCGAGCTGGAAGAGCGCGGCCCGGGCGTACTGCACGCACGGCTGGCCGCTGCCGACCCGGACGCCGCGCGGGCGATCCTGCCCGGCAACGGACGCCGCATCGTCCGCGCGCTCGAGGTCATCGAGATCACCGGCAAGCCCTTCACCGCCAACCTCCCCAGGCACGAGTCGGTGTACGACACCGTCCAGATCGGCGTGGACGTCGCCCGCCCGGAACTCGACGAGCGGATCACCCTGCGGGTGGACCGTATGTGGGACGCGGGGCTCGTCGACGAGGTGCGCGCCCTGGAGACGCGGGGCCTGCGCGAGGGGCTCACCGCGTCCCGGGCACTCGGCTACCAGCAGGTGCTCGCCGCGCTGACCGGCGAGTGCACCGACGACGAGGCACGGGCCGAGACCGTACGCGCGACCAAGCGTTTCGCGCGCCGTCAGGACTCGTGGTTCCGCCGCGACCCGCGTGTCAACTGGCTCAGTGGCGCGGCCGCGGACCGCGGGGAACTCATGGACCGTGCCCTGGCGTTGGTCGAACGAGCGGTCACAGCCTGA
- a CDS encoding HD domain-containing protein, producing the protein MSAEAPKPDAPSRRRGRPRLDLRRLGRAALLGPTARDRLPDAISHVAEAHRAHHSDADLAVLRKAYVLAESSHRGQFRKSGEPYITHPLAVTLILAELGAETTTLTASLLHDTVEDTDLTLEQVRAEFGDEVCYLVDGVTKLEKVDYGAAAEPETFRKMLVATGNDVRVMSIKLADRLHNMRTLGVMRPEKQARIARVTRDVLIPLAERLGVQALKSELEDLVFAILHPDEYERTRSLIEGDGDACDALDVIAVRVRAVLREAGIPSEVLIRPRHFVSVHRIRLKRGELRGTDFGRLLVLVAEDADCYAVLGELHTCFTPLISEFKDFIAAPKFNLYQSLHTAVAGPEGSVAEVLIRTHQMHRVAEAGVIALGNPYAAATECTDSAAAPGTTGALETGDPQQPDGERADPTRPGWLSRLLAWQESAPDPDTFWTSLQAELAEDREITVFRTDGGTLGLPAGASCVDGAYAQYGEAAHACIGARVNGRLVTLGTELGDGDTVQLLLAQDGASGPSSDWLDHARTPAARIAISKWLAEHPGVGKPTASTARPPGALSGGRRAAANAVTDLPDAPVRLAGCCTPVPPDAVTGFPVRGGTVTVHRAECPAVARMRALGREPVGVRWGDASECRVTLVVESFGRTRLLADLTEVIATADAAIVSAAVEPPSEQRVRHTYTLQLPDSAGLPALIRAMRDVAGVYDVSRV; encoded by the coding sequence ATGAGCGCAGAGGCCCCGAAACCCGACGCTCCCAGTCGCCGGCGCGGCCGACCCAGGCTCGACCTCCGTCGGCTGGGCCGTGCCGCGCTGCTCGGGCCGACCGCGCGGGACCGGCTGCCCGACGCCATCAGCCATGTCGCCGAGGCGCACCGCGCGCATCACTCCGACGCCGATCTCGCCGTTCTGCGCAAGGCGTACGTGCTCGCCGAGTCATCGCACCGCGGCCAGTTCCGCAAGAGCGGCGAGCCGTACATCACGCATCCGCTGGCCGTCACCCTGATTCTCGCCGAACTAGGCGCGGAAACCACGACGTTGACCGCTTCCCTGCTCCACGACACCGTCGAGGACACCGATCTGACGCTGGAGCAGGTGCGCGCCGAGTTCGGCGACGAGGTCTGCTATCTCGTGGACGGAGTCACCAAACTGGAGAAGGTCGACTATGGTGCGGCGGCCGAACCAGAGACCTTCCGCAAGATGCTCGTGGCCACCGGCAACGACGTGCGGGTCATGTCGATCAAACTGGCCGACCGGCTGCACAACATGCGCACCCTGGGCGTGATGCGCCCCGAGAAACAGGCCCGCATCGCACGGGTGACGAGGGATGTGCTCATCCCGCTCGCGGAGCGCCTCGGCGTGCAGGCCCTCAAGTCCGAGCTGGAGGACCTGGTGTTCGCCATCCTCCACCCCGACGAGTACGAGCGCACTCGCTCGCTCATCGAGGGCGACGGCGACGCCTGCGACGCACTGGACGTGATCGCCGTGCGCGTGCGGGCCGTGCTGCGCGAAGCAGGGATCCCCTCCGAAGTGCTGATCCGGCCGCGGCACTTCGTCTCCGTGCACCGCATCCGCCTCAAACGCGGCGAACTGCGTGGCACGGACTTCGGACGGCTCCTCGTGCTCGTCGCGGAGGACGCCGACTGCTATGCCGTGCTGGGTGAGCTGCACACCTGTTTCACCCCGCTGATCTCGGAGTTCAAGGACTTCATCGCCGCCCCCAAGTTCAACCTCTACCAGTCGCTGCACACCGCGGTCGCGGGGCCCGAGGGCTCGGTCGCCGAAGTCCTCATCCGCACCCACCAGATGCACAGGGTCGCCGAGGCCGGTGTCATCGCCCTCGGAAACCCCTACGCGGCGGCGACCGAGTGCACCGATTCCGCTGCGGCACCCGGTACCACCGGCGCGCTTGAGACCGGCGACCCGCAGCAACCCGACGGGGAGCGCGCCGACCCGACCCGCCCCGGCTGGCTGTCCCGGCTGCTGGCCTGGCAGGAGTCAGCACCCGACCCCGACACCTTCTGGACCTCCCTCCAGGCCGAACTGGCCGAGGACCGGGAGATCACCGTCTTCCGCACCGACGGCGGCACCCTCGGTCTGCCGGCGGGCGCGAGTTGCGTGGACGGCGCTTACGCGCAATACGGCGAGGCGGCACACGCCTGTATCGGAGCCCGGGTCAACGGTCGCCTCGTGACACTCGGCACCGAACTGGGCGATGGCGACACCGTGCAGCTGCTGCTCGCCCAGGACGGTGCCTCCGGGCCGTCATCCGACTGGCTCGACCACGCGCGCACCCCCGCCGCGCGGATCGCGATCAGCAAGTGGCTGGCCGAACACCCCGGTGTGGGCAAGCCCACCGCTTCCACCGCCCGTCCGCCCGGGGCCCTCAGCGGAGGGCGTCGCGCCGCGGCGAACGCGGTCACCGATCTGCCCGACGCGCCCGTACGTCTCGCGGGCTGCTGCACACCCGTACCCCCCGACGCGGTCACCGGCTTCCCGGTACGCGGCGGCACCGTGACCGTCCACCGGGCCGAGTGCCCCGCCGTGGCCCGGATGCGGGCGCTCGGACGGGAACCGGTCGGCGTGCGCTGGGGCGATGCGTCGGAGTGCCGGGTCACCCTCGTCGTCGAATCGTTCGGCAGGACCCGGCTGCTGGCCGACCTCACCGAGGTCATCGCCACCGCCGACGCGGCCATCGTCTCAGCGGCCGTCGAACCACCGAGTGAACAGCGCGTCCGGCACACGTACACGCTCCAGCTGCCGGACTCGGCCGGGCTCCCCGCCCTGATCCGTGCCATGCGCGATGTCGCGGGGGTCTACGACGTGAGCCGGGTCTGA